One window of the Janthinobacterium sp. PAMC25594 genome contains the following:
- a CDS encoding sulfate/molybdate ABC transporter ATP-binding protein, translated as MTIVVKNIHKRFGDFVALDNISLDFPAGELTALLGPSGCGKTTLLRIIAGLEHPDSGQVLLDAEDASNRHVRERQVGFVFQHYALFKHMTVFENVAFGLRVKSRSERPSEDQIRRKVKDLLELVQLDWLADRYPPQLSGGQRQRIALARALAVEPRVLLLDEPFGALDAKVRKELRRWLRRLHDDLHVTSIFVTHDQEEALEVADQVVLMNKGTVEQLGSPEQVYNHPASPFVYGFLGNVNLFHGRVHDGVMATGDASFEVPDYAGVSDSKGTAYVRPHDLEIDRYTQGAEGIVVKLSRAHAIGPLAQLDLQRIDNSELIEAVMSNERFTHLQLKEGETLVVRPKRLHVFVEPTRT; from the coding sequence ATGACCATCGTAGTTAAAAACATCCACAAGCGCTTCGGCGATTTCGTCGCCCTCGACAATATCTCGCTGGACTTTCCCGCCGGCGAATTGACGGCCCTGCTGGGCCCGTCGGGTTGCGGCAAGACGACCTTGTTGCGCATCATTGCCGGCCTGGAACATCCGGACAGCGGCCAGGTGCTGCTCGATGCGGAAGATGCGTCGAACCGCCACGTGCGCGAGCGCCAGGTCGGTTTCGTGTTCCAGCATTACGCGCTGTTCAAGCACATGACCGTGTTTGAAAACGTGGCCTTTGGCTTGCGCGTGAAATCGCGCAGCGAGCGCCCGTCGGAAGACCAGATCCGCCGTAAAGTGAAAGATTTGCTGGAGCTGGTGCAGCTGGACTGGCTGGCCGACCGCTATCCGCCGCAGCTGTCGGGCGGACAACGCCAGCGTATCGCCCTGGCGCGCGCGCTGGCTGTGGAGCCGCGCGTGCTGCTGCTGGACGAACCGTTCGGCGCGCTCGATGCCAAGGTGCGCAAGGAATTGCGCCGCTGGCTGCGCCGCCTGCATGACGACTTGCACGTCACCAGCATTTTCGTCACGCATGACCAGGAAGAGGCGCTGGAAGTGGCCGACCAGGTCGTATTGATGAACAAGGGCACTGTCGAGCAACTCGGTTCCCCGGAGCAAGTCTACAACCACCCGGCGTCGCCTTTCGTGTATGGCTTCCTGGGCAACGTCAACCTGTTCCATGGCCGCGTGCATGACGGTGTGATGGCGACCGGCGACGCCAGCTTCGAAGTGCCCGACTATGCGGGCGTGAGCGACAGCAAGGGCACGGCCTATGTGCGTCCGCACGACCTGGAAATCGACCGCTACACGCAGGGCGCCGAAGGCATCGTCGTGAAACTGAGCCGCGCGCATGCCATCGGCCCGCTGGCCCAGCTGGACTTGCAGCGCATCGATAACAGCGAACTGATCGAAGCGGTGATGTCGAACGAGCGGTTTACGCATCTGCAACTGAAGGAGGGCGAGACGTTAGTTGTTCGCCCGAAACGCCTCCATGTGTTCGTTGAACCAACAAGAACCTAA
- a CDS encoding CysB family HTH-type transcriptional regulator, translated as MNFQQLRSIREAARRGYNLTEVANALFTSQPGVSRQIRELEDELGVVIFERNGKRLTGLTEPGKGILKIVDRLLIEAENLQQASLEYSGQTSGTLSVAATHTQARYALPKVVQGFRAAYPDVRIALQQSAPEHIAEWVLSGKTDIGIATEGLSQFPDLVSFPCYRWSHLIVVPDGHPLLEHSPIRLEDLAKYPLITYDKGFTGRGHIDDAFAKAGVATDIILTAMDSDVIKQYVALGLGVGIVASMAFDHGRDKGLRAVEASHLFATNTTRLAVRRGAYLRAYAYEFILQLAPDLTRADIDRAMAGEEAL; from the coding sequence ATGAACTTTCAACAACTGCGTTCGATCCGCGAAGCGGCCCGCCGCGGCTATAACCTGACGGAAGTGGCCAACGCCCTGTTCACGTCGCAGCCGGGCGTGAGCCGGCAAATCCGCGAACTCGAGGACGAGCTGGGCGTGGTCATCTTCGAGCGCAACGGCAAGCGCTTGACGGGCTTGACGGAGCCGGGCAAGGGCATTTTGAAAATCGTCGACCGCCTCTTGATCGAGGCGGAAAACCTGCAGCAGGCCAGCCTGGAATACAGCGGCCAGACCAGTGGTACCTTGTCCGTGGCGGCCACGCACACGCAGGCGCGCTATGCGCTGCCGAAAGTGGTGCAGGGCTTCCGCGCCGCCTATCCCGACGTGCGTATTGCGCTACAACAAAGCGCGCCCGAGCACATCGCGGAATGGGTACTGTCAGGCAAGACCGATATCGGCATCGCCACGGAAGGCCTGAGCCAGTTCCCCGACCTGGTGTCGTTCCCGTGCTACCGCTGGAGCCATCTGATCGTCGTGCCGGACGGCCATCCGTTGCTCGAACATTCGCCCATCCGCCTGGAAGACCTGGCGAAATACCCGTTGATTACCTATGACAAGGGTTTCACGGGCCGCGGCCATATCGACGACGCGTTCGCCAAGGCGGGCGTGGCCACCGATATTATTTTGACGGCCATGGATTCCGACGTCATCAAACAATATGTGGCGCTGGGCCTGGGCGTGGGCATCGTGGCCTCGATGGCCTTCGACCATGGCCGCGACAAGGGACTAAGGGCGGTAGAAGCGTCGCATCTGTTCGCCACCAACACGACGCGCCTGGCCGTGCGCCGCGGCGCCTACCTGCGTGCCTACGCCTACGAATTCATCCTGCAACTGGCGCCGGACCTGACGCGCGCCGACATCGACCGCGCCATGGCGGGCGAGGAAGCGCTCTAG
- a CDS encoding MmcQ/YjbR family DNA-binding protein: MTSDELKDFCAVLPGAQAVLYGAPSNILVYAVAGKKFAYFKTSMPEQWRFSLRVSAERFIELTDMPGVKPARYMGRFHWVSIVDVARFPADYLAELVQDSYARAVASLTRAQRAAIA; this comes from the coding sequence ATGACAAGCGATGAACTGAAAGACTTTTGCGCGGTCCTGCCCGGCGCGCAAGCCGTGCTGTACGGTGCGCCGTCGAACATCCTCGTGTATGCAGTGGCGGGGAAAAAATTTGCGTATTTCAAGACCAGCATGCCGGAACAATGGCGCTTCAGCCTGAGGGTCAGCGCGGAGCGCTTTATCGAGCTGACGGACATGCCGGGCGTGAAACCGGCCCGCTACATGGGCCGCTTTCACTGGGTCAGCATCGTCGACGTGGCGCGCTTCCCGGCCGATTACCTGGCGGAACTGGTGCAGGATAGCTACGCGCGCGCCGTGGCCAGCCTGACGCGCGCGCAAAGGGCGGCCATCGCCTAG
- a CDS encoding DUF2185 domain-containing protein: MPSWHLTDAADLAARHPYTFYKSPPEAIAQVRPGEVVKLIFAFHSDDPQAPGAERMWVLVETIEPHGHFTGKLDNMPGYIADLQAKDPVAFEARHIINTQHDDDDNLVNRYAGLCFVTKRVLEDGAPVGYLYREEPDNDDDSGWRFTANDESDDYINDSANVALVSLGAVLSVDDRFIRLLDAPAGSAYAFDHSTQQFKAVDE; the protein is encoded by the coding sequence ATGCCCAGCTGGCATCTGACCGACGCCGCCGATCTGGCGGCGCGCCATCCCTACACTTTCTATAAATCGCCGCCCGAGGCCATTGCCCAGGTGCGCCCCGGCGAGGTGGTCAAGCTGATCTTCGCCTTCCACAGCGACGATCCGCAGGCGCCGGGCGCCGAACGCATGTGGGTGCTGGTGGAGACGATCGAACCGCATGGCCATTTCACAGGCAAACTCGACAACATGCCCGGCTACATCGCCGACTTGCAGGCCAAGGACCCCGTCGCCTTCGAAGCGCGCCACATCATCAATACGCAGCACGACGATGACGATAACCTCGTCAACCGCTATGCGGGCCTGTGCTTCGTGACGAAACGCGTGCTGGAAGACGGCGCGCCCGTCGGCTATCTGTACCGCGAGGAGCCGGACAACGACGACGACAGCGGCTGGCGCTTCACGGCCAACGACGAGAGCGACGACTACATCAACGACAGCGCCAACGTGGCGCTCGTCTCGCTCGGCGCCGTGCTCAGCGTGGACGACCGCTTCATCCGCCTGCTGGACGCGCCTGCCGGGTCAGCCTATGCTTTCGACCACAGCACGCAACAATTCAAGGCGGTTGACGAATGA
- a CDS encoding TonB-dependent siderophore receptor, whose protein sequence is MSSSTARSQLPALPLKTVLAASLIACFSLPMHVQAQQELPAEGELQSVVVTGTFAKNRRTIDSESPIDILTSRDLQSTGSGELATVLARLLPSLNFARATGADASDAVRPAQLRGLSPDQTLVLVNGKRRYTSAVVNVNGSLGRGSAPVDLNAIPLAAIDHVEVLRDGAAAQYGSDAIAGVINIILKKGAAGGDIEVGYGQTQERDGKQKSIKGSAGFALGDDGWVRVSAEVAERDPTNRAGADFRNPLEPRYGKVNQRYGDPESKPATIFLNSEYHINDNVDWYAFGNYGKRDTSAAATWRTALITDPNNSKLFVQRTPLFPEGFLPLQNSTLTDQSIVTGLRGEAAGWRWDASLNYGSNKFELDLDNTVNQSLGAASPTHFYAGSLKNEQTVFNLDAAREFSVSYFTGPLTVAVGAEARHEKYSIGAGDAASYTGGGSQGFAGFRPANAGSHSRHNESIYVNLEAEATKNLSGGVALRHERYSDFGSTTSAKGSARYSFSDALSLRGTVSSGFRAPSLAQQYYTITTTNFQVVNGVNTPIETGTFAVNTPQARALGAQDLKPEKARNYSLGLQFQPNRNFTTTVDAYRIDIDNRILFSANLILSNALKNILAAQGTPVGSGRYFTNAVDTRTEGVDIVSTYRIDLQDKDRLDLTVAYNHNKSTVRKIADNPAILTANNLKLIDRQSIDRITVASPKDKFSLAADYGFGIWNVHGLVTRYGSFTVPQNDVKLDQTYDPQWVLDVSGSVKLGKNWRLVAGIDNVTNRYPAQVTSNGNLNVNGTQPYSIFAPNGFNGRYYYAKAGYSW, encoded by the coding sequence ATGAGTTCCAGCACCGCCCGCTCCCAGCTTCCCGCCCTCCCCTTGAAAACCGTCCTCGCCGCCAGCCTGATCGCCTGCTTCAGCCTGCCAATGCATGTGCAAGCGCAGCAAGAACTGCCGGCCGAAGGGGAGTTGCAATCGGTGGTGGTCACCGGTACCTTCGCCAAGAACCGCCGCACCATCGATTCCGAATCGCCGATCGACATCCTCACCTCGCGCGACCTGCAAAGCACGGGTTCGGGCGAACTGGCCACCGTGCTGGCGCGCCTGCTGCCATCGCTGAACTTTGCCCGCGCCACGGGCGCCGACGCCAGCGACGCCGTGCGTCCGGCGCAATTGCGCGGCCTGTCGCCCGACCAGACCCTGGTACTGGTGAACGGCAAGCGCCGCTACACCTCGGCCGTGGTCAACGTCAACGGCTCGCTGGGCCGCGGCTCGGCGCCCGTCGACCTGAACGCCATTCCGCTGGCCGCCATCGACCATGTGGAAGTACTGCGCGATGGCGCGGCGGCCCAGTACGGCTCCGACGCGATCGCCGGCGTGATCAACATCATCCTGAAAAAAGGCGCGGCCGGCGGCGATATCGAAGTGGGCTATGGCCAGACGCAGGAACGCGACGGCAAGCAAAAATCCATCAAGGGTTCGGCCGGCTTCGCCCTGGGCGACGACGGCTGGGTGCGCGTCTCGGCGGAAGTGGCGGAACGCGACCCGACCAACCGTGCCGGCGCCGATTTCCGCAATCCGCTGGAACCGCGCTACGGCAAGGTCAACCAGCGCTATGGCGACCCGGAAAGCAAGCCGGCGACGATTTTCCTCAACAGCGAATACCACATCAATGACAATGTGGACTGGTACGCCTTCGGCAACTATGGCAAGCGTGATACGTCGGCCGCCGCCACCTGGCGCACGGCGCTGATCACGGACCCGAATAATTCGAAGCTGTTCGTCCAGCGCACGCCGCTCTTCCCGGAAGGCTTTTTGCCATTACAAAACAGCACATTGACCGACCAGTCCATCGTCACAGGCTTGCGCGGTGAAGCGGCCGGCTGGCGCTGGGATGCCAGCCTGAACTACGGCAGCAACAAGTTCGAACTGGACCTGGACAACACGGTCAACCAGTCGCTGGGCGCAGCCAGCCCCACGCACTTTTATGCCGGCTCGCTGAAAAACGAACAGACCGTGTTCAATCTCGATGCGGCGCGCGAATTTTCCGTGTCTTACTTTACGGGACCGCTGACGGTCGCCGTCGGTGCCGAAGCGCGCCATGAAAAGTACAGCATCGGTGCAGGCGACGCAGCGTCGTACACGGGTGGCGGCTCACAAGGCTTTGCCGGTTTCCGCCCTGCCAATGCGGGCAGCCATTCGCGCCACAACGAATCGATCTATGTGAACCTGGAGGCGGAAGCGACGAAAAACCTGTCGGGCGGGGTGGCCCTGCGCCATGAGCGCTACAGCGACTTCGGCAGCACCACCTCGGCCAAGGGCTCGGCCCGCTATTCGTTCAGCGATGCGCTGTCCCTGCGCGGCACCGTGTCGAGCGGCTTCCGCGCGCCATCGCTGGCACAGCAGTACTACACCATCACCACCACCAACTTCCAGGTCGTCAACGGCGTCAACACGCCGATCGAGACGGGCACCTTCGCCGTCAACACGCCACAGGCGCGCGCCCTGGGCGCACAGGACCTGAAACCGGAAAAGGCCCGCAACTACAGCCTGGGCCTGCAGTTCCAGCCCAACCGCAACTTCACGACGACAGTGGACGCCTACCGCATCGACATCGACAACCGCATCCTGTTCTCGGCCAATCTGATACTCAGCAATGCTTTGAAGAACATCCTGGCCGCCCAGGGCACGCCGGTGGGCTCGGGACGCTATTTCACCAACGCCGTCGACACGCGCACGGAAGGCGTGGACATCGTCAGCACCTACCGCATCGACCTGCAGGACAAGGACCGCCTGGACCTCACCGTGGCCTACAACCATAACAAGAGCACGGTACGGAAAATCGCCGACAATCCGGCCATCCTGACGGCCAACAACCTGAAACTGATCGACCGCCAGAGCATCGACCGCATCACGGTGGCGTCGCCGAAGGACAAGTTCAGCCTGGCCGCCGACTACGGCTTCGGCATCTGGAACGTGCACGGACTGGTGACGCGCTACGGCAGCTTCACCGTGCCGCAAAACGATGTCAAGCTGGACCAGACGTATGATCCGCAATGGGTGCTGGACGTGTCCGGTTCCGTGAAACTGGGCAAGAACTGGCGCCTGGTGGCCGGCATCGACAACGTCACCAACCGCTACCCGGCGCAAGTGACCAGCAACGGCAACCTGAACGTCAACGGCACGCAGCCTTACAGCATCTTCGCGCCGAACGGCTTCAACGGCCGCTATTACTACGCCAAGGCGGGTTATAGCTGGTAA
- a CDS encoding efflux RND transporter periplasmic adaptor subunit, protein MMKVKPITLITAVLGAAFTISGCKQTASSPAAAKPPSVPVAEVLVRPATPYVEFNGSLTAVKRVELRPQVAGYIQDVSLPEGRFVEKGRKLFDIDPRVFQAALNAATARLSEAEAASMLAQAEYARAEQLFAKKIVARDRLDMATAALHAGKAQVDAAKAARDTAQLDLSFTRVTAPISGRVGQVLVTEGNYVTSGVTPLTTIVSIDPLHVYFDVDERTYLRSLAAGRANAAPHGTQAAKVMVALATDKTYSRSGRVDFLANAADRGTGTVRVRAVVDNPDGKLTPGLFAKVRLETGAPQARVLVADHSIGTDQGRRYVLVVGKGDKTEYRPVELGPVVDGLRVIEQGLQPGERIVVKGLVRPGMQVTPQSAAIDGTPIAVPKTSGGA, encoded by the coding sequence ATGATGAAAGTCAAACCAATAACCCTGATCACTGCGGTGCTAGGCGCAGCATTCACCATCAGCGGATGCAAGCAGACGGCATCCTCTCCCGCAGCCGCAAAGCCGCCCAGCGTTCCCGTGGCCGAAGTGCTCGTTCGTCCGGCAACACCGTATGTCGAGTTCAACGGCTCGCTGACCGCGGTCAAACGGGTTGAACTGCGCCCGCAGGTGGCCGGCTACATTCAGGACGTGAGCTTGCCTGAAGGACGCTTTGTCGAGAAGGGCCGCAAGCTCTTTGACATCGATCCACGCGTGTTCCAGGCCGCCCTGAATGCCGCGACAGCGCGCTTGAGCGAGGCTGAAGCGGCATCGATGCTGGCCCAGGCGGAGTATGCGCGAGCCGAACAGCTGTTCGCCAAAAAGATCGTCGCGCGTGATCGTCTCGACATGGCAACGGCGGCGCTACATGCCGGCAAGGCACAGGTCGATGCCGCAAAAGCTGCGCGAGATACTGCGCAATTGGATCTGAGTTTCACGCGCGTCACGGCGCCGATCAGCGGACGTGTCGGGCAAGTCCTCGTCACCGAGGGCAATTACGTCACCAGTGGCGTGACGCCCCTGACGACGATCGTGTCCATCGATCCGCTGCATGTCTATTTCGATGTCGACGAACGCACCTATTTGCGCTCGCTTGCAGCCGGCCGGGCCAATGCCGCCCCGCATGGGACGCAGGCGGCCAAGGTCATGGTGGCGCTGGCCACGGACAAGACGTATTCGCGGTCCGGCCGTGTCGATTTCCTCGCCAACGCCGCTGATCGCGGGACGGGGACGGTGCGTGTCCGCGCCGTGGTCGACAACCCCGATGGAAAACTGACGCCCGGTCTGTTTGCCAAGGTCAGGCTGGAGACGGGGGCGCCGCAAGCCAGGGTGCTGGTTGCCGATCATTCGATAGGCACGGATCAGGGGCGCCGCTATGTGCTCGTGGTGGGCAAAGGCGACAAGACGGAGTACCGACCCGTCGAGCTTGGCCCCGTTGTCGACGGTTTGCGCGTGATCGAGCAAGGGCTGCAGCCCGGCGAGCGTATCGTCGTCAAGGGGCTGGTGCGCCCCGGCATGCAGGTGACGCCACAGTCAGCGGCGATTGACGGTACGCCCATTGCTGTGCCGAAAACCTCGGGAGGCGCGTAA
- a CDS encoding efflux RND transporter permease subunit: MSFPRFFIDRPIFAIVLSVLMVLAGIVAFFQMPLSEYPAVTPPTVQVTASYPGANPKVIAETVAAPLEQAITGVEGMLYMSSQSATDGRMILTATFAQGTNADMAQIQVQNRVSRALPRLPEEVQRQGVVTQKTSPDILMVVHLLSPDKRYDPLYMSNYAYLQVRDELSRIPGVSDVLVWGAGEYSMRLWLDPNLIAARGLTAGDVIAAVREQNVQVAAGSVGQSPDSSAAFQVTVNTLGRLTDEEQFGDIIIRTGAEGQVTRLRDVARIEMGADAYALRSLLDGEPAVALQIIQSPGANALDVSQAVRDTMRRLEGNFPAGLSSRIAYDPTVFVRASLESVATTLLEAIILVVIVVVLFLRNWRASLIPLMAVPVSLIGTFAVMHLMGFSLNTLSLFGLVLSIGIVVDDAIVVVENVERHIENGEEPRQAARRAMDEVTGPIIAITSVLAAVFIPTAFLSGLQGEFYRQFALTIAISTILSAVNSLTLSPALAGLLLKPRKAEAEAVHDPRSLRGRAGRLFQMLGRPFQRAPDAYGNTVRKVVGVSSVALLVYGGLLALTFFGFKAVPPGFVPMQDKYYLVAIAQLPNASSLERTEAVARQMSRIALDEPGVESVVAFPGLSINGFVNVPNAAVMFVMLDPFKDRTTPDLTASAIAGRLQAKFAGIPDGFLGVFPPPPVPGLGATGGFKMLVEDRGSAGLDALVQQTHILMTKATESGQVAGLMTSMDVNAPQLDVAIDRTQVKSQGVRLADVFESLQIYLGSLYVNDFNRFGRTYKVTAQADAEHRMQAEAIGRLQVRNAAGDMLPLSSFVIVTPSSGPDRVVHYNGYPSADISGGAMAGVSSGQAVAVMERLAKELLPEGMSIEWTDLTYQQKLAGDSALFIFPLCVLLAYLILAAQYNSWLLPLAVLLIVPMCLLSAIIGVWLAGGDNNIFVQIGLIVLVGLAAKNAILIVEFARSLEMEGASPLDAVIEACRLRLRPILMTSLAFIAGVVPLVFASGAGSEMRHAMGIAVFAGMLGVTLFGLFLTPVFYVVMRALAARFERRAPTTRTSMNRSTS, encoded by the coding sequence ATGTCTTTCCCACGTTTCTTCATCGATCGCCCGATCTTTGCCATCGTCCTTTCGGTGCTGATGGTGCTCGCCGGCATCGTGGCTTTCTTCCAGATGCCGCTCAGCGAATATCCGGCCGTGACGCCGCCGACCGTGCAGGTGACCGCTTCCTATCCTGGCGCCAATCCCAAGGTGATCGCCGAAACGGTGGCGGCGCCGCTCGAGCAGGCCATTACCGGGGTCGAGGGCATGCTGTACATGTCGTCGCAATCGGCAACCGATGGCCGCATGATCCTGACCGCCACCTTCGCGCAGGGGACGAATGCCGACATGGCGCAGATCCAGGTGCAGAACCGGGTCTCGCGCGCGCTGCCGCGTTTGCCTGAAGAAGTACAGCGCCAGGGCGTCGTCACACAGAAAACCTCGCCGGACATCCTGATGGTGGTCCACCTGCTGTCGCCCGACAAACGCTACGATCCCCTGTACATGTCGAATTACGCCTACCTCCAGGTGCGCGACGAGCTGTCCCGCATCCCCGGCGTCAGCGACGTCCTGGTCTGGGGCGCGGGCGAATACAGCATGCGGCTCTGGCTCGATCCTAACCTGATCGCCGCACGTGGCTTGACGGCCGGCGACGTGATTGCCGCGGTACGCGAACAGAACGTGCAGGTGGCAGCCGGCTCCGTCGGCCAGTCTCCCGATTCCAGTGCCGCCTTCCAGGTGACGGTCAACACGCTCGGACGCTTGACCGACGAGGAACAGTTCGGCGACATCATCATCCGCACGGGCGCCGAAGGCCAGGTGACGCGCCTGCGCGACGTCGCCCGCATCGAGATGGGGGCCGATGCCTATGCGCTGCGCAGCCTGCTTGACGGCGAGCCGGCCGTCGCCTTGCAAATCATTCAGAGTCCGGGCGCCAACGCGCTTGACGTTTCGCAGGCGGTACGGGATACCATGCGGCGGCTGGAGGGCAATTTCCCGGCCGGACTGAGCTCGCGCATCGCCTATGACCCGACGGTCTTTGTGCGCGCCTCGCTTGAATCGGTGGCAACCACCTTGCTGGAGGCGATCATTCTCGTCGTCATCGTGGTGGTGCTGTTCCTGCGCAACTGGCGCGCTTCGCTGATCCCCCTGATGGCGGTGCCGGTGTCGCTGATCGGTACCTTCGCCGTCATGCATCTGATGGGATTCTCGCTCAACACCCTGTCCCTGTTTGGCCTGGTGCTGTCGATCGGCATCGTCGTCGACGACGCGATCGTGGTGGTCGAGAACGTCGAACGTCACATCGAAAATGGCGAAGAGCCCAGGCAAGCGGCAAGGCGCGCCATGGACGAGGTCACGGGCCCCATCATCGCGATCACCTCGGTGCTCGCCGCCGTGTTCATTCCGACCGCCTTCCTGAGCGGCCTGCAGGGCGAGTTCTACCGCCAGTTCGCGCTGACGATCGCCATCTCGACCATTTTGTCGGCCGTCAATTCGCTCACGCTCAGTCCGGCGCTTGCCGGCCTCTTGCTCAAGCCGCGCAAGGCCGAGGCCGAGGCCGTGCATGACCCGCGCAGCCTGCGTGGCCGCGCCGGGCGCCTGTTTCAAATGCTGGGCCGGCCGTTCCAGCGCGCGCCTGATGCCTATGGCAACACGGTGCGCAAGGTCGTCGGGGTCAGCAGCGTGGCGCTGCTGGTGTACGGCGGCCTGCTGGCGCTGACCTTCTTCGGCTTCAAGGCCGTGCCGCCGGGCTTCGTGCCGATGCAGGACAAATATTATCTTGTTGCGATCGCTCAGCTGCCGAACGCGTCGTCGCTGGAGCGTACCGAGGCGGTCGCCAGGCAGATGTCCAGGATCGCGCTGGATGAGCCTGGCGTTGAAAGCGTCGTTGCCTTCCCTGGCTTGTCGATCAACGGCTTCGTCAATGTGCCGAACGCCGCAGTCATGTTCGTCATGCTCGACCCGTTCAAGGATCGCACGACCCCCGATCTCACCGCGAGCGCGATCGCCGGGCGCCTGCAGGCGAAATTCGCCGGCATTCCCGACGGTTTCCTCGGCGTGTTCCCGCCGCCGCCCGTGCCCGGCCTTGGCGCGACCGGTGGCTTCAAGATGCTGGTCGAGGATCGCGGCAGCGCCGGACTCGATGCCCTGGTCCAGCAGACCCATATTCTGATGACCAAAGCCACCGAGTCGGGACAGGTGGCCGGACTCATGACCAGCATGGACGTCAATGCCCCGCAACTCGACGTCGCCATCGATCGCACCCAGGTCAAGAGCCAGGGAGTGCGCCTGGCCGACGTGTTCGAGTCGCTGCAGATCTATCTCGGTTCCCTGTATGTCAACGACTTCAACCGCTTCGGCCGGACCTACAAGGTGACGGCCCAGGCCGATGCGGAGCACCGCATGCAGGCCGAGGCCATCGGCCGCTTGCAGGTGCGCAATGCAGCCGGCGACATGCTGCCTTTGTCGTCGTTTGTCATCGTCACGCCCAGTTCCGGTCCGGACCGCGTGGTTCACTACAATGGCTACCCGTCGGCCGACATTTCGGGTGGCGCGATGGCCGGTGTCAGTTCGGGGCAGGCGGTTGCTGTCATGGAACGCCTGGCGAAGGAGCTGCTGCCTGAAGGCATGAGTATTGAATGGACCGACCTCACCTACCAGCAAAAGCTGGCCGGCGATTCGGCACTGTTCATTTTCCCGCTGTGCGTGCTGCTCGCCTATCTGATCCTCGCCGCACAGTACAACAGCTGGCTGCTGCCCTTGGCGGTCCTGCTGATCGTGCCGATGTGTCTGCTGAGCGCGATCATCGGCGTGTGGCTGGCGGGCGGCGACAACAACATCTTTGTACAGATCGGGCTCATCGTGCTCGTCGGCTTGGCGGCGAAGAACGCCATCCTCATTGTCGAGTTCGCACGTAGCCTGGAAATGGAAGGGGCGAGCCCGCTCGATGCGGTCATCGAGGCTTGCCGGCTGCGGCTGCGGCCCATCCTGATGACCTCGCTCGCCTTCATCGCCGGCGTCGTGCCGCTGGTGTTCGCCAGTGGCGCCGGCTCCGAGATGCGCCATGCCATGGGCATCGCGGTCTTCGCCGGCATGCTCGGCGTGACACTGTTCGGATTATTCCTCACGCCAGTGTTTTATGTGGTGATGCGCGCCCTGGCGGCCCGCTTCGAGCGTCGCGCGCCAACGACCAGGACCAGCATGAACAGGAGCACGTCATGA